In the genome of Carya illinoinensis cultivar Pawnee chromosome 13, C.illinoinensisPawnee_v1, whole genome shotgun sequence, the window ttctttttttagctttttcaaCTGATGCATCAGCAAATGATGAATCTCTGGATTGTCTCAGCTTCTTATCATTGGTGTGGATGGATCTATGACCACCCAAGGCTTGGAATGTTAAGAAGGATTTGCCACAATTGCTGCATATATACCCATTATCAGGAACCATTTGAGCAGTAGTACTCTTACTCAATTTCAAGGTTTCTTCAGGATCTGGTGAGCATCCCAACATCATTTTCCGACTCTTtccttgcttcttctttttcttcttcatctggGTTTTAACTGGCACGAATTCGTCAGCACTTTTCTTTCTGTGTGACGATTGCTCTTCCATGAACTCTTGTTCATGATCCTCACCAGTCTCATCGCCAGTTAATTTGTTTCTAGCCTTCGATACTGGACCTCCTTTACATGCTTTAACAAGTGATCTCTTCAAACCTCTCCCTTTATTAAAGAGTGAGCGATCGATCCTTCTTTTCAAGGATGAGTCTGATAATCCAGATTTCTTGCATTCTAATGTAGCTTTCTTATTTGCAAGGTTTTTATGATTTACTGTCAGAGACGGCTGGCTTCCCCGAGATAGACACACGAGACCCTCGGCAGCCAAAGCGCAGCTACTACTTTCCATCGTCTCTCTCCTACGGTCAGTATTAGAGCGGGGAGGTCGAAACTTCAACAGATCGATATCAGAATCCTCGCTGCATTCCAGTGCAAAACTACTGTGATCATTATCAACTTTCTGGGAAAGTGGAGGTTCAATTCCCCTCCAATCTCTCTCAGGATGAGCCCTCATGTGCCCGGACAAAGACATCACAGATGGGAAATCCTTACCACAGACACCGCATATGCGACGTTGGTGATGATGATCTCCACCAATACTCAGATCCAAGCCCTTCCTGGCATTAACAAAGCACTTCCCTTTTGCCTTGTGACCACCTAAAGCCTTTCCAGACTTGAATATTCTACCACAAGAGGCACACGAGTGTTTTCTTGGAGCACCTTCATCATGGTTTTGAAGGCtctcttctttggcttttgGTCTTCCATTAATGGAAGTAAACCCGTTGGCATTCCTAGTCTCTTCATGAGAAGGACTTTCCTGTCTATCTTGACACATCTGAGAAttagcaagaaaaagaaaaactaccaAGAAACTGCTATGCCgtgaagagaagcaaactcaaagATCATATTGTTAACTAGTCATGGTTAATAAAAACTCTTGAGAAAATTAGGGAACTCAAAAAGAAATCATttttatcccaaaaaaaaaaaaaaaaaaaaaaaggaaaagaaaaaaggaaaaggaaaagattagcCATAGCTAGCTAGGGTTCTATAAGGCGATCGAGGTCTTGTATTACGAGAAAATCTCGCAGATTTTCGTGTCTTTTTTGAGAAACGTCCTGTACGGCCCTAAATAATATCATACTGATAATCTTAATTAAACCCAATATGGTATATATTATGAAGCATTATATACCTCttaattcatattatatataatatatgagttattttatattctgatgataaaatttaaaatttatttttttaaattaaattatatatattatataaatattttactaaatgtgctttatatacaatagaatttaatttcataatatataataatatatatagtttactactaattaattatatgtaaattATCAGTATTATTTGATATATAATAAGATCATCATTAACGCATCATGAGTACTGTGGTCTTTCATGATTAATATCCTTAATTTCGGTTGCTTAAGTAAGTTTAAAAATTCTGAAACATGCATGCTCATCACTTAGCTGAGTAGTAGCACTATGATCAGTACGTAGTAGAACTGGTTGACCTTAgagataattaatatatatgagttttgccATACCGTCAGTTTGacgtatatattttattgatataattgattaaaataattattttatattaaaaaaaatgatgcaattaactatattaatagaatatataaagaatatgtaTTTCTTACACACttcattgatgtgattgattgcgttatttttttaatataaaataaatattttagtcaatCACATCAACATAGTGCGTaaagaatacacaaaaataattagatgtaacagattttttttttaaaatatatatagtttcagGATAATTCTCTTAATTtcatgcttttaaaattttgaaacaacaGTACGTACTAGCTAGCTACTATGATCAATACATgccatatattttattaaagaaaagttttatttttaaatagaaaaattttaaaatttgaatcttacaatcaaatcttatcatttaagtgATGTGGTCAATGGATGTGTACGTGTTCTATATACCGACTTGAAAAGAGAATAactctaaaaaataatagttgctTGAGTTGCTAATTCCATATATATGACAATATTTACATATGAAATTAAATCAAGAATCTAGCTAGGATATTGTATTGATCAATTCCAGGAAAAAGTGAAattttctgtatatatatatgtattgatatgtatatataaatcttactttcattattacaatagattttataaaatgcttttggaaatattaaatatttcttctttcatataagCTTCTATATAGGTACGTGCAGGTAGTAGATAGATCCCtttctttttatcaaaattttcaattgaatgacatgatatttgaataaaaaatattttaccttAATGGCTTTCAATtcttaacatatattataaagaatattctcattcaTACTCCTAATTTAAACTTTAGTAATTTCCAGATTgccttaatttatattttgaaaagattTGTATAGAATTTATCTATCTGAGACTTATACCTAACtaatattactcatatatatatataaacctagAAGCCTGTGCTGGcgggttatatatataaatatatatatatatatatcgatgataacaaataaaaatatgaattttcttCTATATATCGATCTAAGATCTTATATATCTTGATCGTGATCCTTTCATTTCTATGCATGGATGTACTTACATGATAATTCCTTAAAATATTCTTATCTTTAATTTGCTTCATAGAATATAACTATTTGTAGCTTGTTTTTATATGATCCgaaattaaaagataattaaactttaattgcatcattatcaaataattattaatcTTGGGTCAAAATAATTTCTGTTATTTCTGTTATTttgcttttctttattttgcacACAAtttaattattcatatatttacttaatatatatcattattcccGTTAGATCTAGATCATGCCCATCAAGTAGTACTTAGTTCATGATCATGGATGCAGCATATGCCTAAAcagtattttctttttgataagtaaattcATTGAAGTTCATGCTGCAAGTATAAGAAAACTAATTAATACTCCTACCTCATAATTAAATCACCAGCTCCTAAATTAAtttcatgttaaatatatttatatataattcctTTTACTGGCCTATTTGTTTGTTCTCAAGTTGACAGACTAGAGGCAGCTGCGACCACATGTCGACGTTGCGGGAAAAACAATCGCAGGGAAAAGGCAAAACTGTTGTAGTGGGCCAACTTCTTTGTGGATGAGCTCCCTTGCAAATGAGTCTCTTGGCTAAGTAAGAATGACATGATGATTGGAAACTCAAAAGCTCAAGGCTCAAATTAAAGGATTTAATCTTACTTACGTTATATAATCGGAGTACTAGCTAGTCCCAGTTTCTTTCAATATTAATGCTTTTTGTTGGGTGATTCTCAATTAATTTTTGTGCAAAAAATAAGATCAGCAAATTATAacaagcaatatatatatatataatatagatggTAGGAATTTGACCCCTTAATGACGGCATTAAAATGAGCAAAATTTAAGCATAAGCATTTGATGATCATACCATGAGCAGCagctaattttgaattttaatgaaAACAAAACGTTCCTGATCTTACTGCGCTTTTCAATCTCTGATTGAAGCTTTCTAGCAGGTGATCAAACATATTCATGATCCTCCATAAAATGAGGTTTATAATTGAGATCAAAACCCATTGTTAATCTTCTCGCACCACACTGATCATGATCAGTACTAGTGCTGGCTTCTTTTGGGGATGCTATTTTTGCAGCAGACGGGGTACTGTTGGCTTCTGCTGGTGATGCTCCTTCTTTCAATGGAGTTTCGGCAACTCCTACTGTCTGATACCATGATCTATGATTAATATTGGCactggttttctcctgatccccAGCTGAAGCAGCTTCATGTGATGATGCATTTGATTTTTGCATCTTGTCTTTGTTGTGGCTTGATCTGTGACCACCCAAGGCTTGGAAAGTGGGGAAGGATTTACCACAATCAGTGCATTCATAACAGTACGGCATCTTCTGAGTTCTATCAATCAAGTCATGATCAACTTCCTCCATTTCAGAATTCCTTATCAACGACTCTTCCCAACACTTTAAGGTTTTCTTCTTGTTCATCTTCTTTTGACCAATCTGATACCTATCTTTAAAGTGTTCATCTGGCATCCCACCTTCAGCAATATTCTTCTTCGCtatcttcttctcttcatcttcctttCTGCCGGAAGTACCACTTCCATGAATCTTGAGTTTCGTCATCCTTTGTTCCTCTACCACTGCAGAAGCATCAACTCTTTGATCCGTGCACGAGACTGTCTTAAGTTTCTTCATGCTTTGTTCCTCTGGTACTACTGCAGAAGGATCAACTCTTTGATCCATGAACAAGACTGAATGTATGGGAATAGGTGAATCTTTTTCTCTAGAAAAAGACATGATAATCTCAGCAGCCCAAGCGCAACCAATGTTTCCCCGCCCTCTTCTGTCAGTCTGTGACCAGTTAGACAGAGACTTCAAGAGATCAACATTGGGTGCCATACGTTTATCTGTAGAAGTTATATTGTGATCATCTGCAGAATCTGATGTGCTTGAGCTAGAAATACTGTTTCTTCTTGACGGAAGTATAGGAGGCTGAATCCCCCTCCAACTCCTTTCAGGATGCAACCTCATGTGCCCGGACAACGATTGCATTGATTGGAAATCTTTGTCGCATATGCGGCATCGATAACCATTTATAAGATGATAATCCATTCTCAAATCAGCACCTGCTACACTTTTCTTGATGTTCTTTGAAAGCCCCACAGCTTTCTTTGTCTGAAAGTGTGATCTTCTGTGACCTCCCAAAGCCTTTCCACCACTGAATGTTTTGCCACAAAGGTCACAGATACGAAGGTTTAGATGATGATCATCACGAGTATCTCGACGGCTTTCTTTTATGGCTTTTGGCTTTCCATCTTGATCATCGTTGTCCAATATTGTTCCCGAAAAAGTGAACTCCTTCAACTTCTCCATCTCTTCAATAGGTACGTGACTATCTCCTTCAAACTGGTTTTCCTGTGCGTCAATATCCATtcgggaaagaaaaagaagaacaaaacaaGAATCACTCTAAGATCAGATAGAAGAAGGAGGGGGTACTTATGGAGAAGGTTATTTattatcaaagaaaaaagaagagaatagAGGTTGCAACTGTTGGTATTCTTAGAAgaagtggaagaagaagaagaagaagaagaggaggaggaggaaagaGCTACGAAGAGATTTGAGGTGAATATGAAGATGGGTATCTTAGCAGAGCAGCTATCAAAGAGAGAAGtcgaaaaggaaaaagaagggatAAGAGAATGTAAAAGGAAAGAATGAGATCTGAGAAAAGAGGGCATATATGTAGATCAGGGAGGAGAGAAGATCTTGGTCGTGTGAACTGTGACATGGCGAGAATCTCCGAAAAAACCTAGCCAGCCTCTCTGCATATAAGTCGGTCTTCATTAAATTTCCAAAAGTATAACAGATTTTTCCACTGccaattaatatttaattactgCAATCAATTCAACTACGAAACCTTTCTGTGCCAAAGCTCTTAGGCTTCGGTTTCCAAAGCAATAATCCCATTTaaagctattatatatatatatatatatatattataaaaataatatttgcaataATAAGTACGCACtgtatagttattttaaaaacaaaaattttatatgcagtcatttttgtgcacttttttgtgcactccaatgatatgattggttggatattaaaaaaaaattaatccagccaatcatattagtggAGTGCACATgaagtacgtaaaagtgactgtatgtagcattgctcttttaaaaaaatagatcgaGTAGTTACGGATTGATCTTATGTAAAAaagtctatttttttaatagtaaattttattattttttaaaataattatacgatatttatatattttacgattatatatgatcaatcacaccaataaaatatattaaaaatatataaaaataactcgACATAAGTTATATATAAGTGCTAGCTTGAAAATCTTCAATGATTCGTGGCCGCTTCCTATGGAGGGGGGAAGAGGTGTTCTATCCCTTGCAAGGAATGTAGAATGTAACatatataattctatatatctaaaaatatggGGTCCAAGCAGAAGTGCCCATGTCCAACCAAGGGATCAACCGTCTTCCTCAGATCAATTGTTCCAACTAtcacaaaatgatcaatttacATGGATGCGTGGCTGCCATATTAATTATGTGCTAGCAGTCTTCAATATGCGTGACGCCATGCACTGCCATTTGCCTAGATTTTTAAGCCTGTTTTGACTGGGTTTTGTAATTCCAGCCCTCTTCCTTTGGGTGGTGGCTACCTCTTTActacatttattttctttttatttccctTAATTTTCCTCATAATCTCTTTAGGCATGCAGGAAGAAAAACCCAATATCATGTTGCCATTCACAcaccttcaaatttcaatattcaaattgCGATCTTTGGTTGGTTTTGATATCCATTGCATCCAACAAAACTTGCGCCATGAGCTGCGTGTGTGACCCATGTGTTGTCCACCTTGTTTGGGAAATAATCTGAGTAGTGACGTTTCACGATATTTTCTCAATTCAACATGAAACTCATCATGACGTGTCAACTTCCAATAAGTGAGTGAAAATTCCTCCCTTAATTAGAGCATTGGCATCAATTTATGTATACTTCTAGctgtaattaaattttggctAGAGATGACATCTTGGTTATTTTGTATTGAGTTATGTTATATCTAGTCATTTTTGCGTATTTTTTGTACACTTTACTGATGCGATTggttaaaacaattattttatattaaaaaaatgacgtagccaatcacatcagtagaatgcgtaaaaaatacgtaaaattgattacatataaaatttttgttttcataattaAGTTGCCATCATGGGTTCTAAAAACTtggttaaattattaaaataatatcttttaatataatttctttgttgtattatttttcataagatTAAGGCCTAAATTTGAGTTTGATGAGCAGGCTTATAGCAAAAACATAATCATCAGTACTAATGTACCATGCATAACCATTATGTCATAAGCACCAAACCCAaaagcaataaataaaaaaaatcaaatatctaTGAAATGGGTTTCTATGCACGATTACCTTTGAATTTCCTAaaactgaaatgtaaattaatATTCATTGACAGCAAAATCAGGCTTCTTAAAATAGAAGTcgaattttttgagaaaaataggaaaaaagatattaagaaggaatatataatactattaagTAGTAGTTAAAGATAAGGCTTCGCTCTCTCCTCTCTTCGTTACTTATCTTACTTTTATCCCCAATCCTTTCTAATTCTCACCCACTCcggaaattttatttatttttaataaaagaaattatttttcaaattatataacATTGGATATTAATGGTGATACGTCTTTATCActcttttaaagaaacaaaTCAAATTACTAACAGATTAGCTAAATGGGACACTAGAGGTACACAGTTGTTATTCAATACTAGAGACAATCTTTCCAAAATTGTTAGGGGAGCTATTCGAATGGATTAAACAGGTTTATAAGTTATACAACATCAATAAAACtagtattttttgttattaagcATGTTTTGTTATTACTTAGTCTTACTTTGATTGTAGGGTTTTGGTTAAGCATATACTTTTGTGTTTTTGACTTGACTTGTGTTTTGTGCATTATGGTAATTGGTTTCTTTTAATAGTGTTATTGAATTTCATTTTGATAcctgatttttaattttaggattATCTGTAACTCTCGATATTTAGCTGTAATCACgattttcctccgccataagtgaggacATTCAATAAAATTTAGCGTATTGACCTCTTAAAAAATGCCTAGTTGGGTGAGAAaaggtttttaataaaaataatagaattttttacaaaaaattaattaatgcatcaaGTTGAATCACCTATTTGTGAAGGTTGTGTTGCAACGTTCTCCAAATATGGCAAATGGTCTTACATGATATGAATTTAATGTTTGTGTATAATCAATAGAAAAGTAAAGaatataaatgcaaaaaattgaaaacatagTAAATCAATACAAATTATGGATGATGAGATCAAATAATCCCCTACCATTTTCTgttatttctaaacaaaatatataaaagagagaTACATATTAACTTTAAAAtcaaaatcacatcaatttctCTTAATCATTACGTCTACAAATTAAGATCCAGAAAGTCAACCtcttcaaataaaaagtaatgtgagagacatataatatatatgctagTACGAATAAAGTGTATTCAAAGTTGTATCTatcatgaaattaaataataccaTAGAAATTAGACAAATTGTGAGAATTGATTATGGCTTTAAACCTAATTAAAATGATAGTAAATTACAAACAAAAAGGTAATtttgaattaagaaaataaaaaaacaaatgtacATATATGACtggtaataataaatatatatctaaggaacaaaaatcacagataattaaattcataaacaaaataatgtaCAAATATGCATCTTAGATGATCTactaatattaaatagtaaataccaactataaaaaa includes:
- the LOC122291108 gene encoding uncharacterized protein LOC122291108, with the protein product MDIDAQENQFEGDSHVPIEEMEKLKEFTFSGTILDNDDQDGKPKAIKESRRDTRDDHHLNLRICDLCGKTFSGGKALGGHRRSHFQTKKAVGLSKNIKKSVAGADLRMDYHLINGYRCRICDKDFQSMQSLSGHMRLHPERSWRGIQPPILPSRRNSISSSSTSDSADDHNITSTDKRMAPNVDLLKSLSNWSQTDRRGRGNIGCAWAAEIIMSFSREKDSPIPIHSVLFMDQRVDPSAVVPEEQSMKKLKTVSCTDQRVDASAVVEEQRMTKLKIHGSGTSGRKEDEEKKIAKKNIAEGGMPDEHFKDRYQIGQKKMNKKKTLKCWEESLIRNSEMEEVDHDLIDRTQKMPYCYECTDCGKSFPTFQALGALGGHRSIHTNDKKLRQSRDSSFADASVEKAKKRNKTSSRHVGRAPDHDDGEHIRSCVWREVESPGEASQSAPKIELPLKASQSSTNIRRILDFDLNEPCDIMED